The DNA window GGGTGATTTTCATGCCGAGCGGCTGCGCCAGCGCGACCGCCCGCTTCAGCAGGAGGGTGCCGTCGTCTTTATCGTTCACAAGTATCAATGCATGGGTGTAGCAGGTCATAATGAACTCCCGTTCTGGTTGAGGCGGGACTCAAGCCACGGCAGAAGCTGTTTTTTGCGGCTGAGCATACCCGGTACGGAGCAGGAGGCCGCGTTAACGCTCTCCCGCCCGGCGAAATAAAGCGTTGAAAACCCGGCCCGGATGTCGGTCAGCATCAGCACCGCCAAACCAGCACCCGACTGGTCTGCCAGATACGCCAGGGCAGCGAGCAGGTCGTCCATCACGGTGGCAACCTGTGACGGGGAGCTGACCTCAATCTGGGCGATGCGCACGTCAGTGCCGGCAATGACGAAGGCCTTGAGGTCCCTGTCCAGCAGCAGCTGTGCGCTGAGGCCGCTGACGTCAGTTTTTGCCGTAAGGAGGTCACGGGCGAAGGCTCTGCGGTTTACGCCGGACAGTACGCCCAGCTCGGTAGCCGAACGGATATCGTCTTCGGTCGTGGTGGGCGAGCGAAGATTCACGGTGTCGCTCAGGAGTGCACCCAGCAGAAGAATGGCAAGCGTCGGGGGCAGCGTGCGTCGCGCTTCAGCGTTCATAAGCAGCCACAGCAGCGTGGCGCTGCTGCCAAGCGGGCGTATGTGTACCTCCGGCGGCAGTTGCGTTATCAGTCCGCCCAGCCGGTGGTGGTCAGTGATCCCCACGATGTTGCTCCGGAGCAGGTCGTCAGGTCCCTGCGCCGGCTCGGTGAAATCGACCAGCCAGACCCGTTCATCCTGTAGCGGAATATCAAGCCGTGGCGGCAGCGTGAGTCCGGCGGTGTCAAAGATAAAATGGGTTTCGCGGTTAGCTTCGCCAAGACGCCATGCGCGGGCGTCCATGCCGCGCCCGGTCAGCCAGTGCGCGGTGACGAAGGC is part of the Erwinia billingiae Eb661 genome and encodes:
- a CDS encoding DHHA2 domain-containing protein, translated to MIHVFGHINPDSDAICTAFVTAHWLTGRGMDARAWRLGEANRETHFIFDTAGLTLPPRLDIPLQDERVWLVDFTEPAQGPDDLLRSNIVGITDHHRLGGLITQLPPEVHIRPLGSSATLLWLLMNAEARRTLPPTLAILLLGALLSDTVNLRSPTTTEDDIRSATELGVLSGVNRRAFARDLLTAKTDVSGLSAQLLLDRDLKAFVIAGTDVRIAQIEVSSPSQVATVMDDLLAALAYLADQSGAGLAVLMLTDIRAGFSTLYFAGRESVNAASCSVPGMLSRKKQLLPWLESRLNQNGSSL